One window of the Dendropsophus ebraccatus isolate aDenEbr1 chromosome 12, aDenEbr1.pat, whole genome shotgun sequence genome contains the following:
- the SIK3 gene encoding serine/threonine-protein kinase SIK3 isoform X2: MAATVPGGTGTQLPPHRSAPARIGYYEIDRTIGKGNFAVVKLATHIVTRAKVAIKIIDKTKLDDENLKKIFREVQIMKMLIHPHIIRLYQVMETERMIYLVTEYASGGEIFDHLVAHGRMAEKEARKKFKQIVAAVHFCHCRNIVHRDLKAENLLLDANLNIKIADFGFSNRFTPGQLLKTWCGSPPYAAPELFEGKEYEGPKVDIWSLGVVLYVLVCGALPFDGSTLQNLRARVLSGKFRIPFFMSTECEHLIRHMLILEPSKRLSMEQICKHKWMCQGEQDLEFERLIAECQHVKLERQREPLNEQVLHTMVEMGLDKDRTLQSLRTDAYDNYSAIYSLLCERLKRHKTLRLPTPPSAPRPLSYTASPIQADSAGSAVSMNVPQVQLINPENQIVETNGTMNLDSDEGEEPSPEALARYLSMRRHTVGVPDTHNEGGAEELQKIIPGFPRVTPQTPFLPVAQNTNTLHPFPPMQNMPPSGHLEYKEQSLLQPPTLQLLNGMGPLGRRASDGGANIQLHAQQFLKRPRGPSPLVTMTTAVPAVTPVDEESSDGEPDQEAVQSSMYKDSNTLHLPAERFSPVRRFSDGAATIQAFKAHLEKTGHQNSSIKQLQQECEQLQKMYGIHMDERTLEHTQQQHVMYQQEHQQHLLQHQIQDCICPAQPSPPLQSSTIVSACENQPALLTHQLQRLRIQPSSPPPNPASNHLFRQPNNSPPPSSSAMLQTHGAQPSTQYQGVPGHTALYQPSNSGSPPPSITLPRLSIQQQQNQQQSAQQVTIQVQEPSDMSGAARGIPINTCANHIQMQQRASLMASLGNYNHRPLSKQLSADSAEVHSLNMGRFSPSANYDQTHLHPHVFPDQPRPPPSGYTSQGGAGYNPSGAAGFSQALKVPQLEQYPGFSATPQQNYPTSALQQALLSPTPSTYTRHHQQLPHMLQGLLSPRHSLTGHADARLPPADFMQLIKQHQQQQQELNELFNQHLNQVDAGNISYQNPSEPYHHLLQIRAQECMHQAPHATPPRYHPSMLHSESMEEDCSGEGHRMSDGETLRGLSKPLQESGHDTESLLGTMREQELSTQQYQPQTSYSRTKLASREPGPSVNCMDRVSPPHVMEVPDHNGVPYPPRSSPSEHARTRMLQRHHTIQTSDDAYVQLDNLAGMSLMAGKALSSARMADAVQSRSSLMGSQQLQDGEGDDCERSPEETELSVISDSGQHLSTSCYPSTMLLGYKHTDLNFSMEQAGV, from the exons ATCACCTTGTGGCTCACGGGCGTATGGCGGAGAAAGAAGCGCGCAAGAAGTTTAAGCAGATTGTCGCCGCTGTCCACTTTTGTCATTGTAGGAATATTGTGCACCGAGATCTGAAGGCAGAGAATCTGCTGCTTGATGCAAATCTCAATATAAAGATTGCAG ATTTTGGTTTCAGTAACCGGTTTACACCAGGACAGTTGCTGAAGACTTGGTGTGGCAGCCCCCCCTACGCAGCGCCAGAACTTTTTGAAGGAAAGGAGTATGAAGGGCCAAAGGTTGATATATGG AGTTTGGGAGTGGTGTTATATGTGTTGGTGTGCGGCGCTCTTCCATTTGATGGAAGCACATTACAAAACCTGCGGGCCAGGGTCTTGAGCGGAAAGTTCCGGATCCCTTTTTTCATGTCCACAG AATGTGAACATCTTATAAGACACATGCTGATTTTGGAGCCCAGTAAGCGCCTGTCAATGGAGCAAATCTGTAAACACAAATGGATGTGTCAGGGAGAGCAGGATCTGGAGTTTGAAAGG TTAATAGCAGAATGCCAGCATGTAAAGTTGGAGCGCCAGAGGGAACCTTTGAATGAACAGGTTCTGCATACCATGGTGGAGATGGGACTGGACAAAGACCGCACTTTACAG tCTCTAAGAACAGACGCTTATGATAACTACAGTGCTATCTACAGTTTGCTGTGCGAACGTCTAAAAAGACACAAAACTCTGCGCCTCCCTACTCCACCCAGTGCCCCCCGTCCACTGTCTTATACTGCTTCACCAATACAG GCTGATTCAGCTGGTAGTGCCGTTAGCATGAATGTGCCCCAGGTTCAACTCATCAATCCTGAAAATCAGATAGTTGAG ACTAATGGCACCATGAACTTGGACAGTGATGAAGGAGAAGAACCTTCCCCGGAAGCTTTGGCCCGATATCTGTCAATGAGGAGACATACGGTGGGAGTGCCGGACACACA TAATGAAGGAGGGGCAGAGGAGCTGCAGAAGATCATTCCTGGATTTCCAAGGGTCACTCCCCAGACTCCATTCCTTCCAGTGGCACAAAACACAAACACTCTTCACCCGTTTCCACCAATGCAAAACATGCCACCTAGTGGCCACCTTGAGTATAAG GAACAGTCCCTCTTACAGCCTCCCACCCTTCAGCTCCTAAATGGCATGGGACCTCTTGGACGCCGGGCATCCGATGGAGGGGCTAATATTCAGTTACATGCACAACAGTTCCTGAAAAGGCCACGGGGTCCTTCACCACTGGTTACAATGACAACT GCTGTACCTGCAGTTACCCCCGTAGATGAGGAAAGTTCAGATGGGGAACCAGATCAAGAGGCCGTGCAGAG TTCCATGTATAAGGATTCAAACACTCTTCACCTTCCCGCTGAGCGCTTTTCCCCAGTGCGCAGGTTCTCCGATGGAGCTGCCACCATCCAAGCGTTCAAAGCTCACCTGGAGAAAACAGGACACCAGAACAGCAGCATCAAGCAGCTACAACAG GAATGTGAGCAATTGCAGAAGATGTATGGTATACATATGGATGAGAGGACCCTGGAACACACACAACAGCAGCATGTGATGTACCAGCAGGAGCATCAGCAGCACCTCCTGCAGCATCAAATCCAG GATTGCATCTGCCCTGCACAGCCATCTCCTCCTCTCCAGTCATCAACAATAGTATCGGCTTGTGAAAATCAGCCTGCTCTCCTTACACACCAGCTGCAGAG attGCGAATCCAGCCTTCCAGTCCCCCTCCAAATCCAGCCAGCAACCACCTCTTCAGGCAGCCAAACAATAGCCCCCCACCATCTTCCAGTGCCATGCTCCAGACACATG GGGCCCAACCTTCCACTCAGTATCAGGGGGTTCCAGGTCATACTGCCCTTTACCAGCCTTCTAACAGTGGCTCCCCTCCACCTAGCATTACACTGCCACGCTTGAGcatacagcagcagcagaaccAGCAGCAGTCAGCACAGCAAGTCACCATCCAGGTGCAAGAGCCATCCGATATGTCAGGAGCTGCCAGGGGTATTCCTATTAATACTTGTGCCAATCACATACAGATGCAACAGCGGGCATCACTTATGGCTTCATTGGGCAATTATAACCACCGACCTCTatccaagcagctgagtgctgacAGTGCTGAAGTGCACAG CTTGAATATGGGCCGCTTTTCTCCCTCTGCAAATTATGACCAGACCCACCTACACCCTCATGTGTTTCCTGACCAGCCAAGGCCTCCTCCATCAGGATACACAAGCCAAGGAGGTGCAGGATACAACCCTTCGGGTGCTGCTGGTTTTTCTCAAGCCTTGAAAGTTCCTCAGCTAGAACAGTATCCTGGATTCAGTGCAACTCCCCAACAAAATTATCCCACATCAGCGTTGCAACAAGCTTTGCTCTCGCCTACACCTAGCACATATACCAGACATCACCAGCAACTGCCGCACATGCTTCAGGGTCTGCTCTCCCCACGGCACTCTCTAACAGGTCATGCAGACGCACGCTTGCCTCCTGCAGATTTCATGCAGCTTATAAAACAGCACCAGCAGCAACAACAGGAGCTGAATGAACTGTTCAACCAGCACCTGAATCAAGTAGATGCAGGCAACATTTCTTACCAGAACCCCTCTGAGCCCTACCACCATCTCCTTCAGATTCGAGCACAAGAATGTATGCATCAGGCACCACATGCAACACCACCCCGATATCACCCATCTATGTTACATTCAGAGAGCATGGAAGAGGATTGCTCTGGGGAAGGACATAGGATGAGTGATGGAGAGACTCTCAGAGGTTTGAGCAAACCCCTGCAGGAGAGTGGACATGACACAGAGTCTCTTCTGGGTACAATGAGGGAGCAGGAGTTGAGTACGCAGCAGTATCAGCCACAGACCTCTTACAGCCGGACCAAGCTGGCCAGCAGAG AACCAGGACCATCGGTAAACTGCATGGACAGAGTTTCCCCTCCTCATGTTATGGAAGTTCCAGATCATAATGGTGTCCCCTATCCTCCAAGGTCCTCCCCCAGTGAACATGCCCGTACCAGGATGTTGCAGCGGCACCACACCATCCAAACAAGTGACGATGCCTAT gtgcAGCTGGATAATTTGGCTGGTATGAGCCTAATGGCTGGTAAAGCTCTAAGCTCTGCACGCATGGCTGACGCCGTTCAGAGCCGCTCTTCACTCATGGGAAGTCAGCAGCTTCAGGATGGAGAGGGTGACG ATTGTGAGAGATCTCCTGAAGAGACAGAGCTGTCTGTGATCAGCGACAGTGGGCAACATCTTTCCACCTCCTGCTACCCTTCTACCATGCTGttggggtacaaacacactgatcTGAATTTCAGCATGGAGCAGGCAGGAGTGTGA
- the SIK3 gene encoding serine/threonine-protein kinase SIK3 isoform X1, protein MAATVPGGTGTQLPPHRSAPARIGYYEIDRTIGKGNFAVVKLATHIVTRAKVAIKIIDKTKLDDENLKKIFREVQIMKMLIHPHIIRLYQVMETERMIYLVTEYASGGEIFDHLVAHGRMAEKEARKKFKQIVAAVHFCHCRNIVHRDLKAENLLLDANLNIKIADFGFSNRFTPGQLLKTWCGSPPYAAPELFEGKEYEGPKVDIWSLGVVLYVLVCGALPFDGSTLQNLRARVLSGKFRIPFFMSTECEHLIRHMLILEPSKRLSMEQICKHKWMCQGEQDLEFERLIAECQHVKLERQREPLNEQVLHTMVEMGLDKDRTLQSLRTDAYDNYSAIYSLLCERLKRHKTLRLPTPPSAPRPLSYTASPIQADSAGSAVSMNVPQVQLINPENQIVETNGTMNLDSDEGEEPSPEALARYLSMRRHTVGVPDTHNEGGAEELQKIIPGFPRVTPQTPFLPVAQNTNTLHPFPPMQNMPPSGHLEYKEQSLLQPPTLQLLNGMGPLGRRASDGGANIQLHAQQFLKRPRGPSPLVTMTTAVPAVTPVDEESSDGEPDQEAVQRYLANRSKRHTLAMTSPTAEIHPDLQRQLGQQAFRNRVWPPHLIPDQHRSMYKDSNTLHLPAERFSPVRRFSDGAATIQAFKAHLEKTGHQNSSIKQLQQECEQLQKMYGIHMDERTLEHTQQQHVMYQQEHQQHLLQHQIQDCICPAQPSPPLQSSTIVSACENQPALLTHQLQRLRIQPSSPPPNPASNHLFRQPNNSPPPSSSAMLQTHGAQPSTQYQGVPGHTALYQPSNSGSPPPSITLPRLSIQQQQNQQQSAQQVTIQVQEPSDMSGAARGIPINTCANHIQMQQRASLMASLGNYNHRPLSKQLSADSAEVHSLNMGRFSPSANYDQTHLHPHVFPDQPRPPPSGYTSQGGAGYNPSGAAGFSQALKVPQLEQYPGFSATPQQNYPTSALQQALLSPTPSTYTRHHQQLPHMLQGLLSPRHSLTGHADARLPPADFMQLIKQHQQQQQELNELFNQHLNQVDAGNISYQNPSEPYHHLLQIRAQECMHQAPHATPPRYHPSMLHSESMEEDCSGEGHRMSDGETLRGLSKPLQESGHDTESLLGTMREQELSTQQYQPQTSYSRTKLASREPGPSVNCMDRVSPPHVMEVPDHNGVPYPPRSSPSEHARTRMLQRHHTIQTSDDAYVQLDNLAGMSLMAGKALSSARMADAVQSRSSLMGSQQLQDGEGDDCERSPEETELSVISDSGQHLSTSCYPSTMLLGYKHTDLNFSMEQAGV, encoded by the exons ATCACCTTGTGGCTCACGGGCGTATGGCGGAGAAAGAAGCGCGCAAGAAGTTTAAGCAGATTGTCGCCGCTGTCCACTTTTGTCATTGTAGGAATATTGTGCACCGAGATCTGAAGGCAGAGAATCTGCTGCTTGATGCAAATCTCAATATAAAGATTGCAG ATTTTGGTTTCAGTAACCGGTTTACACCAGGACAGTTGCTGAAGACTTGGTGTGGCAGCCCCCCCTACGCAGCGCCAGAACTTTTTGAAGGAAAGGAGTATGAAGGGCCAAAGGTTGATATATGG AGTTTGGGAGTGGTGTTATATGTGTTGGTGTGCGGCGCTCTTCCATTTGATGGAAGCACATTACAAAACCTGCGGGCCAGGGTCTTGAGCGGAAAGTTCCGGATCCCTTTTTTCATGTCCACAG AATGTGAACATCTTATAAGACACATGCTGATTTTGGAGCCCAGTAAGCGCCTGTCAATGGAGCAAATCTGTAAACACAAATGGATGTGTCAGGGAGAGCAGGATCTGGAGTTTGAAAGG TTAATAGCAGAATGCCAGCATGTAAAGTTGGAGCGCCAGAGGGAACCTTTGAATGAACAGGTTCTGCATACCATGGTGGAGATGGGACTGGACAAAGACCGCACTTTACAG tCTCTAAGAACAGACGCTTATGATAACTACAGTGCTATCTACAGTTTGCTGTGCGAACGTCTAAAAAGACACAAAACTCTGCGCCTCCCTACTCCACCCAGTGCCCCCCGTCCACTGTCTTATACTGCTTCACCAATACAG GCTGATTCAGCTGGTAGTGCCGTTAGCATGAATGTGCCCCAGGTTCAACTCATCAATCCTGAAAATCAGATAGTTGAG ACTAATGGCACCATGAACTTGGACAGTGATGAAGGAGAAGAACCTTCCCCGGAAGCTTTGGCCCGATATCTGTCAATGAGGAGACATACGGTGGGAGTGCCGGACACACA TAATGAAGGAGGGGCAGAGGAGCTGCAGAAGATCATTCCTGGATTTCCAAGGGTCACTCCCCAGACTCCATTCCTTCCAGTGGCACAAAACACAAACACTCTTCACCCGTTTCCACCAATGCAAAACATGCCACCTAGTGGCCACCTTGAGTATAAG GAACAGTCCCTCTTACAGCCTCCCACCCTTCAGCTCCTAAATGGCATGGGACCTCTTGGACGCCGGGCATCCGATGGAGGGGCTAATATTCAGTTACATGCACAACAGTTCCTGAAAAGGCCACGGGGTCCTTCACCACTGGTTACAATGACAACT GCTGTACCTGCAGTTACCCCCGTAGATGAGGAAAGTTCAGATGGGGAACCAGATCAAGAGGCCGTGCAGAG GTATCTTGCCAACCGCTCCAAGAGGCACACATTGGCAATGACTAGTCCTACAGCAGAAATCCACCCAGACTTACAGCGCCAGCTTGGGCAGCAGGCCTTCCGAAACAGAGTGTGGCCTCCACACCTGATACCTGACCAGCATCG TTCCATGTATAAGGATTCAAACACTCTTCACCTTCCCGCTGAGCGCTTTTCCCCAGTGCGCAGGTTCTCCGATGGAGCTGCCACCATCCAAGCGTTCAAAGCTCACCTGGAGAAAACAGGACACCAGAACAGCAGCATCAAGCAGCTACAACAG GAATGTGAGCAATTGCAGAAGATGTATGGTATACATATGGATGAGAGGACCCTGGAACACACACAACAGCAGCATGTGATGTACCAGCAGGAGCATCAGCAGCACCTCCTGCAGCATCAAATCCAG GATTGCATCTGCCCTGCACAGCCATCTCCTCCTCTCCAGTCATCAACAATAGTATCGGCTTGTGAAAATCAGCCTGCTCTCCTTACACACCAGCTGCAGAG attGCGAATCCAGCCTTCCAGTCCCCCTCCAAATCCAGCCAGCAACCACCTCTTCAGGCAGCCAAACAATAGCCCCCCACCATCTTCCAGTGCCATGCTCCAGACACATG GGGCCCAACCTTCCACTCAGTATCAGGGGGTTCCAGGTCATACTGCCCTTTACCAGCCTTCTAACAGTGGCTCCCCTCCACCTAGCATTACACTGCCACGCTTGAGcatacagcagcagcagaaccAGCAGCAGTCAGCACAGCAAGTCACCATCCAGGTGCAAGAGCCATCCGATATGTCAGGAGCTGCCAGGGGTATTCCTATTAATACTTGTGCCAATCACATACAGATGCAACAGCGGGCATCACTTATGGCTTCATTGGGCAATTATAACCACCGACCTCTatccaagcagctgagtgctgacAGTGCTGAAGTGCACAG CTTGAATATGGGCCGCTTTTCTCCCTCTGCAAATTATGACCAGACCCACCTACACCCTCATGTGTTTCCTGACCAGCCAAGGCCTCCTCCATCAGGATACACAAGCCAAGGAGGTGCAGGATACAACCCTTCGGGTGCTGCTGGTTTTTCTCAAGCCTTGAAAGTTCCTCAGCTAGAACAGTATCCTGGATTCAGTGCAACTCCCCAACAAAATTATCCCACATCAGCGTTGCAACAAGCTTTGCTCTCGCCTACACCTAGCACATATACCAGACATCACCAGCAACTGCCGCACATGCTTCAGGGTCTGCTCTCCCCACGGCACTCTCTAACAGGTCATGCAGACGCACGCTTGCCTCCTGCAGATTTCATGCAGCTTATAAAACAGCACCAGCAGCAACAACAGGAGCTGAATGAACTGTTCAACCAGCACCTGAATCAAGTAGATGCAGGCAACATTTCTTACCAGAACCCCTCTGAGCCCTACCACCATCTCCTTCAGATTCGAGCACAAGAATGTATGCATCAGGCACCACATGCAACACCACCCCGATATCACCCATCTATGTTACATTCAGAGAGCATGGAAGAGGATTGCTCTGGGGAAGGACATAGGATGAGTGATGGAGAGACTCTCAGAGGTTTGAGCAAACCCCTGCAGGAGAGTGGACATGACACAGAGTCTCTTCTGGGTACAATGAGGGAGCAGGAGTTGAGTACGCAGCAGTATCAGCCACAGACCTCTTACAGCCGGACCAAGCTGGCCAGCAGAG AACCAGGACCATCGGTAAACTGCATGGACAGAGTTTCCCCTCCTCATGTTATGGAAGTTCCAGATCATAATGGTGTCCCCTATCCTCCAAGGTCCTCCCCCAGTGAACATGCCCGTACCAGGATGTTGCAGCGGCACCACACCATCCAAACAAGTGACGATGCCTAT gtgcAGCTGGATAATTTGGCTGGTATGAGCCTAATGGCTGGTAAAGCTCTAAGCTCTGCACGCATGGCTGACGCCGTTCAGAGCCGCTCTTCACTCATGGGAAGTCAGCAGCTTCAGGATGGAGAGGGTGACG ATTGTGAGAGATCTCCTGAAGAGACAGAGCTGTCTGTGATCAGCGACAGTGGGCAACATCTTTCCACCTCCTGCTACCCTTCTACCATGCTGttggggtacaaacacactgatcTGAATTTCAGCATGGAGCAGGCAGGAGTGTGA